Below is a genomic region from Castanea sativa cultivar Marrone di Chiusa Pesio chromosome 2, ASM4071231v1.
aaaaatccaaattagccAAAAACCATCGCACAAATCACAGAGAAACCCAcaccaacaaacccacacaaatCACAGAGAAAAACCATCACAAACCACCACACCAACACAGCCACAGAGAAACCCACGAAATCCAACCATAGCCATGCCACGAAATCCGCGGCGTTCTTGAGTTCGATGAAGGCGGTGCCGATGGAGCTTGGATTGGCAATGGAGCTTGGATCGACGGTGAGATGGAGGACTGGGCGAGATGGGTCGGCGGCATGGGACGGTGACGTGGGCGATGAAGGACTGGTCGGCGAAGATCGACGGTGAAATGGAGGACTGGTCAGCGAAGATCGACGATCCAAAATAGATCGGCaatgaagaaagaagagaagcagAGATTAGATGAACAGGTCGGCGAAGCAGAGAGTAGatgagggagaaaaaaaaaaaaaaaaaagagagagagagaaggaaaaatgaagaaagaagagaagccggagagagtgagaaaaaaaaaaaaagagaaaatattttttaaatgaaagagagaaaaatttaataaaataaaatttttttttttttacctttgagctacagtgcacatctatctttagatgtgcactgtaggtggaagcaaaaaaaaatttgctataGCTCCACTGCTAGAGCATCATTTTTGGTGTTTGAGAAGttaaaaaataccaatataccTATATAATACCACTGCTGTGAGTGCTCTAAATTAACTTGTCAATTTTAAATCCAAATACTCAAATCATGTCATCTAACCACACCATTAAGTAATCAAGATAAAAATGTTTGCCCATTTTGAACCCATAACAGCATGCATGTAATCGGTTCTAACAACTCTCTGAGTtacattttggtttttaaagttTGCGGAATCCAGCAATTAAATTCAAGAAGATTACATGCCCACACTCGCAGTAATCCCTTTATGCAATAGTCCAATGCGAATCCATGATATTctcaactttttatttatttattttatagctCTCACATCAACTCATCAAGCACCTGTCACTGCATATTCCACCCCGAAATGCCCGCGGCAAGAAGCAACTTATTCCTGTGGCTAGAGCATAAGATTGATCACAGAAGATCCCAGTTGCACTCTATAGCTACTATATATGGACCCGTCTACAACTTTTTGAAAGTGATAAAATTACCAAAGAATTTGGGAAAAGACAAATTTGATCTAGGTGCATAGAGCAATTATTCACAAATAATAGAGCTCCAATACAAAACGCAAGGGGACAGAACGCATGCTAAGGAGCCTAGAGAAGAGCTGGCTTTTAGGTGTAAGCCCACAAGGGTGGTATGCATCGTGAAGTTGAGCTTCATGACaaactttgattttgaaaagaaaaaactgacAAGAGAATTACTACTTCTTTTGACTTCCACAGAGAGTGCTTTCCTGATTTATGTCAGAAAAATCGGCTGCAACTGGGCCACTCTTATCCTATAAAATGGTTAAATGGCAAGCATTTCTACAAGCCAGTTGTGGTAGAGTAATACACTGTAATTGTAGTGATTATTCGAGTAATGGCTTTGAAATCAGTTCTCTTTATTTCCCTTATGGTTGCTGCATTGGCAGTTCCAATAGCTGGAGCTGGGCTCATAAGTGGCCTGCTTGGTTTGATCAACATCCAGGGAACTTTGTTTTGCAGTCTGAACGGCAGTGCCAATGCTACTGCCACCCCGGTTTTCCCAAGTAAGTTTGCTAACAATTTATTACCAATGATCCATTAATTGCACCATACTTATACACAATGAGTGATTATAGTTaggatattacaaattttactacataaattttactaactctgtcaacttctaaacaaaagaccaaaaaagtaattaaatttacaattattgtCATTTTACCATACACATTTGTCTCAGCTGGGGTACTTCAGCCTCACCAATGTTTTGTTATGTTTACTTCTAGATGCTCTGGTACAACTGCAATGTGGAGCTGGAAATGTGGCAGCTAGTGCAACAACCAATAGCGCTGGAATATTTTCAATTCCCTTGAATCCTCTACAAGTTCTTCTCCAAACACTATTGAGTAATTGCAATTTAGTGGTTAACACTCCCCTCTCCAGCTGTAACGCCAATCTTCCTTCTGTGGAAAGCTTGGCCTCGCCCTTACAGTACGTCGGAAACACTGTTCTTGGGCTCCTTAATGTTGCCAACATTATTCCAGCTGGGTTTAAACCTATTCCCTTAACTTGAGGGATAGATGGACAAGTTAACAACTGCTAGTATTCTATATTTGCAAGAATAAGGTCAACTGTACCAACGATATAGTATTTTTCCTTTCCAAGTATTGTTCTAAGAGTTATCACTTTATGATTGTGAAGATTGGCATCCAATCTGTAAACTCCTTTTCTAAGCAGTACCTCTGTTGCAATGTAATTAATAAAGCCTTTATCTGAAGTtgtcttaaaaatatatatatttatgtatatatctgtatttttcaagaagagtaaaacacaaatatgaatgcaatcaagcatgcaactcaaccaaggatccaagcAACCTTTTAAGTTCTCAAAATCatttctcaacaacaattttaagcacattgatccaaaaaaaaaaaaaaaaaacacacacacacacacacacaccaaacaagtctaaccaatttaatatttcaaaaacaagtcaagacaatttagtgagcatacattatcacatgtaaaccttgtgatggtcaaatcatattgtacttacgcatgtatcaaaaatagcaaaaaattttgcgtgttgtgtgtgaaaacatcacaagattgcataagtgtctctatgttataacgatttgagatatgagaaaatcactttaactcacacacaatcataattgtttgatggggactatcaccttcaaggtacatcctataacttccaaaactcctagaaaacacgcttgctatcatgttttaaagcattttgttctttttgcttttattttatttgcatattttttattaagcaaatcatgcatgggtatacaaaagagagaaaaggcatacccaattatgttaagctttttgacattgcacttttactatgctgaaacatacagatgtcatttatgcctttctcttaggcttttctagtccttcccgttaaaaagagtgatacgagtgttaagtacaagaaattacttaatcttactcatcacaaacaaagagtcaCAAAGTTcgcttgcttagttgtgcataaagatgctGTAGGAGCATTGGGCTCGGTAATTTacaaaggatggcccaacaaagtcttttgggctaaaggcccaaatccgaggacatcaaatgatctaggagtacatgaatgtaccgcataaagaaaatgccaggtaaagatgtgataaaCGAATGACCAGTTACGTCCGAGGAATAGATTTGCCCTTGGTTTGTtaaagccgaggtcataggaagagagATTTAAAGTCCCCaggctatgttataagaaatcctATGACTACGGGAAGACACGGCACACGTGGAGGACactagaaagagcggtggaatatctaagataaagctgctgccaccgcccatacattaaaagctctgtaaattgataTACTGATTGCATAGATGGaaagatgggacctgagcatgaggtttggaacttggtccttGATCCCAGCAGACTTCggggaagaattgatgggacaagtatccaaagccagcgttacaaccatgaggtggaagatgataaagagaagaagaggaagtataaataaagaaaaagacctTCGGAAGAGGGAGAGGCTTTTTTCAGTAAAGAAGAAAGACAAGAGTACACGATAACCCATAATTGTAACCAACCTTAGGAAGTAATATTgaaaactatcctcggattgtgtccgaggaggagctttCAGTCATACCCTTACAAATAACCCTTTATTTTGTACCATTGGGCCCCGAACttgttttcatttctttgtcatttaaaccatccttgaaGTATAAATTACGAGCCCACTCTACAAATTTGTggtaaaaaggcctttcaagcccattttcctttCAGTTGGatattgggaatttgaattgtgtccttacaattggcgccatctgtggggatttagtctttaaggaagtttagaacatcatggtaggatcaggatCGCAACGCAGCGCGGAGTCGGTAGGCTCCCagcatgaggatcactccttgcatcctgatcacggagagaatCGGGAAGGTAGTGTGCATACTACGCACACTATCAGAAGTACGAGCCATTcacaaggaggaagcagagttcctcaCGAGAGGAAtaccaaggccatgcagaaggagattgacggcctaaggAGAAACTTGCGTCACGAGAGGCGAAGGCGAACTCCTTCGGTCTCCGACCCCTTTTCAgagggatccgaggatgacaattacaggcAGAGGTCCAGGACTCCCTCGGGTGAACCTTTTTCTTCCGAGGAGGACAACCTGCATGGAAGGCGTGGTAGAGACTACTCCTCtaagggcttgggaaatgacgcgatgggtagggcgttgcaccaaatctctAAGTCACCTTTCACGCGCAGgttggaggaagggaggttacctcggcgcttcacacaaccaaccttcactatttacaatggccAGACcgatcctgtggagcacgtgagccatttcagccaaagaatggcagtacattccaagaatgagaccttgatatgcaagatctttCCCTCTGGCCTAGggcccgtggccatgagatggtttgacggcttgagggcaggctctattagttctttcaaagagcttactagagcatttggcTCTCGCTtcatcacgtgcagtagagttcctcggtcattggattcattattatccatggccatgagggatggGGAAACCCTTAGAACGTATTCGaataggtattgggagatgttcaacgaaattgacggagacttcgatgatgtggcgataaggactttcaaggtcggcctactgATGGAGCATGACTTAAGGAAGTCTTTGGCgaagaaacctgtcagaagcgtacgccgactcatggatcgcatcgacgagtacaagagggttgaggaagatcagcagcaggggaagggcaaggtgaaggttatcccacaagaaaggagggatttcaggtcggacagatacaacaacaataggcttGCAAGAGATTTTTCTAGACAAGCTAGTCACGtgcccccacaagtggtcaacaccgtttACAAAGAACCAgtgcagcagctgttggagaaaatcaggcatgagtctttcttcaaatggccaaataagatggtaGGGGACcttttgagacgcaaccaaaatctccattgccattatcaccaggagaggggtcataTCACTGAGGATTATCACactctgtggaatcatttggaacagttggttaaggagggaaagctgaagcaaTTTTTGTACCAGCCTAATGGGCaaggaaaccaatcaggagtggcaaaccacaACGACCCTTCGTcgagacctcctctaggtacaatCAATGTAATTTTCGCAgcacctggaaggactggctcagctcctttcagggtaatTTCTGTGGCTCGGACGTTGGCCGAAGAGTCAAGAGATTAGCCGAAGAGAATTAAGGCGAATATCCTACCAGTTTTGGGTTTCTCTGAAGAGGAAAAAATGGGGActatccagcctcatgatgatgccttggtggtaaccctgagaATAGGGGACTATGATGTGAAGAAGgtgatggttgatcaaggcagtggcgcagatatcatgtaccctgacctgttTAGAGGCTTGAAATTAAAGCTCAAAGATCTTACGGCGTATGaatcacccttgataagcttcgagggAAAGGCTGTCATTCCAAAGGGGCAAATTAGACTGCCTGTACAATCAGGCCCAGAGGTGGTAAATGtggatttcatcgtggtcgatgcctattctccctatacggctattgtggcaagaccttggctgcatgcatTGGGAGCtatttcctcaaccttgcatgtcaaggttaaatttcattctggaggCCAGGTGGTGGAATTACTTGCGAGTCactctgtggctcgacagtgtgtcacggctgcaattctgcgtcaaCCTGAGccggagtcctcggcctcggttGGCGGAGAGgcgtagcaatcaaagtcttttGCCGCAGCCAAAGTAGATGAAGCGacatgtgaagaattggagaagatTCTCATAGACGATGACCTtgagaagttctttcaggtaggggttcaattgccacaggaggAAAAGGCGGagctaattttgtttttaaagaaaaatatggatgtatttgcatggaatgcttatgaagcccctggggttgatctgagcttcatttttcatcatttaaaaGTCAATCCAATTGCggtaccgaggaggcaaccacctcggcggtcctccaaggaacattccgaggctataaaagaggaagtgctcaaattCAAGAAAgcgggtgctatcaaagaagttttttatcctgaatggttagcccatacggtggtggtgaagaaaaagaatgggaaatggagagtttgtgtggacttcacagatttaaacaaagcttgcctgAAGGACTCTTTCTCAATGCCtcgaattgatcaattggttgacgctactgttgggcatcctcggatgagttttcttgacgctttccagggttaccaccaaatacctttggctgTGGAGGACCATGAGAAGACTGTatttgtcactcctacaggaaattatcattataaggtaatgccctttggtttgaaaaacgcaggggctacctatcaaaggatgatgacaagaatgtttgaggcacagctgggagaaactattgaggtatatgtggatgatatggtggtaaagagtaaagcaaTTTCTACgcatctggaagatctgagtAACACTTTCCAAACGCTAAAAGAGTATAAATTGcgactcaatgcctctaaatgttcttttggtcTGGGATTGGGCAAGTTTCTCGactatatggtgactcaccgagGAATTGAGGTGAATCCTGCTCAAGTTAAGGCCATAAacaacttacacccacctcggaatcctaaagaagtgcagagGCTAATAGGTACCGCTgccctcaaccgatttatatcttgGTCCGTGGACAaatgcaggcctttctttcagttgttgaataaatggaagggctttgaatggaccgaggagtgcgcggtggctttccaacagcttaaagagtatctctcacaaccacccattatgtctcgaccaaaagttgatgaaattatgtttgcatatattgcagtaGCTAACCATGCAGtgagtttggttcttatccgagatgataataatatccagaggccagtttattacgTAAGCAAGTCTCTGCATGAGGTCGAggtgagttatttgccactagagaaagctatcttggcggtagtgcatgctacacgaaggcttccccattacttccaatctcatacggttgttgtccttacacaactccctcttaaatcaataCTTTGAAGTAcggattatatgggaagaattgccaaatggggaactatcctaggagctttcgacatcaaatatatgcctcgcacctctataaaagGGCAAGTCATCGCGGatcttgtggcggaatttgctgagccctTATTAGAAGAATATATTGAAGGGTCAGGCGTGGgcaaaaaatcagtaggcatgatttcataCAAAGAGCCTCCGTTATGGAAAGtacatgttgatggagcagcaaatcagaggggatcTAGTGTAGggctagttttgatatccccggagggaattacctttgagaaatctttgagattggggttctcggccaccaacaacgaagcagaatatgaggccgtcctcacagggatgaacatggttcatagaATGGAAGGGaagacggtgcaaatgttctcagattcactaTTGGTAGAACTGCCACATGTATTCACTATTGGTAGAACTGCcacaagtagaagggaagctagaagcaagagattctagaatgcaaggatacctaacccaggCCAGGtgtatgcaatctaaatttgagtctttttctttattacatgtatccagatgtgggaatacccatgccgactcctTAGCCACACTCGCAACATCCTCGGTGCAAAGCCTGCCAcgagttatccttgttgaagatctatTGAAACCTACTGGAACGGATGGTAACGCCActcgaattcttcaaattaggacagggcctagttggatggatcaaatagtaacatttctcagaaatgacatcctgcctggagaaaaggccgaagcagataaagttcgcagAAAAGCAACTCGTTTCGGGTTATCTGAGGACCAGAAATTatataaacgctccttttcgggaccatatttgttatatatGCACCCCGAGGCAatggagctacttttggaagagttgcacgaagggatttgtggaagtcacacggGGGGAAAGCCTTTAGCTCATAGAGCGCTTACTCAaggctattggtggcccaatatgtagAGGGAGGCGcaggattatgcgaagaagtgtgaccaatgtcaaagattcactccaaatatacatcaaccaggaggtgtccttaatcctctatctagcccttggccttttacTCAAtagggcttggacattgttggacctttcccaaaagcaacaggaaacaggCGATGTCTCCTCGTCGGaacggattatttcaccaaatgggttgaagctgagccattatcaaatatcagagacatggaagcaaaaaagtttgtatggaagaacatcgttaccaggtttggcatccctcatactctcatttcagataatggtctacaatttgatagcaaagcttttaggaaatactgttGTGATttgggcatcacgaatagatattccactccagctcacccccaaggaaatgggcaaacCGAGGCCGTCAATAAAGTAATAGtgagtggactcaagaaaaggttgggtGACGCTAAGGGAAGAtaggtggaagaactgccacatgtcttgtggacgtatcgaactacaccatgaagatccacaggagaaacacccttctccatgacttatggagctgaggcagtaatacccctagaaactgggttcccaaccctaaAGAAAAGCTCCTTCATTCCGGATAGCAACGATGATCTATTGAGGAGAaatttagacttagttgaggaacgacgagagaatgccatggttcaactagcttattatcaacataagctcaagtaggggtatgattctcatgtaaaactGCGGCCTCTTGCACCTGGCGACTTGGTataaaggaaagttttgggcacaacaaagaacccagcatggggaaaactggggcccaactgggaaggaccctatcgtATTACTTtggtcgcaggaataggggcttacaatcttgaggatttggatgaacatgttgtacaacgtccttggaatgtaaataacctacgaaggtactattattaaataaaaggcacttcggccatttttgttaaaactgCATTGCGTTCATTGTCTTcgttcatctaagtatcaaactgaagcttggtgtgcctggatcctcggaccacatacctcgtctaaattaatattttttaccaagtgttaaacaaaaccttagttatgtctggtcctcggatcacctactttaggaaaattaacatttcaattgctTCATCtgagtatcaaactgaagcttggtgtgcctggatcctcagaccacatacctcgtctaaattgatattttttaccaagtattaaatagaaccttagttatgtctggtccttggatcacctactttgggaaaattaacatttcaattgcttcatctaagtatcaaactgaagctttgt
It encodes:
- the LOC142625609 gene encoding phylloplanin-like produces the protein MALKSVLFISLMVAALAVPIAGAGLISGLLGLINIQGTLFCSLNGSANATATPVFPNALVQLQCGAGNVAASATTNSAGIFSIPLNPLQVLLQTLLSNCNLVVNTPLSSCNANLPSVESLASPLQYVGNTVLGLLNVANIIPAGFKPIPLT